ATGCAAAAGAATTAAAGGCTCTCCGCTCCCATAAACTTCATAGTACAGGCTTTTACCATTGACTAAAACAGATTCTGCTTTAATGGGCGTTTGGCATAAAACAGTAATTGAACTTAAAAGAAAGATAAAAACTGCAGCAAAACTTTTCATAAATGGGCTTTCGCTAGTTTACTTCAAGAAAAGTACTTTTTCGCCAGCGTCTATTCTTGCTTCTACATCATTTTCTGAAGGTGGTACAGGGCATACAAAAGCTACATTATACACACAGTAGAAGTTGTGAGCCTCGTTAAAATCTATCATCAGCTTATTATTGCTGGTCTTTTCTACATTAATATACCTACCGCCTCCGTAAGTCTCTTCGCCATTAGTACCATCAGTAAATGGTAATAAGTAATGCTCGCCTTCATCAAATAACATCAAACGATACTCCTTATCTTCTATAGTAAAAATAGCATAACCCGCCATTTTGATAGCAGAAATACTCTGGTCAGTCATTACCATAGGAAATGTTTCTTCCGATGGACTAGATTCAAAATCTACAAACATCTTCCATTTCTCCTTAGGGTCAAAATATCTAAAATCATTGAAGTTAGAAATTTCAGCTACAGGCGACTGCTCCATTTTGAGCATATTATTCTTATATGACTCACGATTCTCAAGCGTTTCAGAGTTGAAATCTTGCTGATTCATAGTCAAAGAATAGATAGCCGCCGAAACGAATATCACACCTATTCCCCACTTCACATATTTGTTTTTAAACATAATTTTAAACTTTTGGGCAAAATTAAGCATTATACCTTTTTAATTTGCGTTTTCATATCGTTAGTATTTATCAAACATTATGTTCACAGGAATAGTAGAGAATCAAGCCAAGCTTATAAACATTAGCCAGAAAGGCAGTAACAAGACTTTTACGCTGGAAAGTAGCATTGCCAACGAATTAAAAATAGACCAAAGTATCTCTCATAATGGCGTGTGCCTCACTGTAGAAAAAACTAGTGGTGCGTCTTATGAGGTAACTGCTATTGAAGAAACGCTATTGAAAACTAATTTGGGAGAGCTAAAAATAGGTGTCACACTAAATTTAGAAAGATGCCTAGCGGCCAATGGGCGTTTTGATGGGCACATTGTGCAAGGCCACGTAGACCAAACAGGTAAGCTAGTTTCAGTGGAAAATAAAGACGGGAGCTACATTTTA
This sequence is a window from Arcticibacterium luteifluviistationis. Protein-coding genes within it:
- a CDS encoding DUF1684 domain-containing protein, encoding MFKNKYVKWGIGVIFVSAAIYSLTMNQQDFNSETLENRESYKNNMLKMEQSPVAEISNFNDFRYFDPKEKWKMFVDFESSPSEETFPMVMTDQSISAIKMAGYAIFTIEDKEYRLMLFDEGEHYLLPFTDGTNGEETYGGGRYINVEKTSNNKLMIDFNEAHNFYCVYNVAFVCPVPPSENDVEARIDAGEKVLFLK
- a CDS encoding riboflavin synthase; the protein is MFTGIVENQAKLINISQKGSNKTFTLESSIANELKIDQSISHNGVCLTVEKTSGASYEVTAIEETLLKTNLGELKIGVTLNLERCLAANGRFDGHIVQGHVDQTGKLVSVENKDGSYILTFSYEASTGNITVEKGSICINGVSLTVFNSTDNSFSVALIPYTWDHTNLGQLTVGDSVNLEFDILGKYMQKILSKTA